AGAATACATGGCTGGAGGAATTATAATTGTCTTGAACATTGATAGGGAAGGTAACGATTTAGGAAAAATAAAAGGAAGATTTATAGGAACTGGAATTCACGGAGGAAGTATTTACATTAGAGGAGATGTCGATAGGTTCCAGTTAGGTGTTGCAGCAGATATTAAGGAATTTACTGAAGAAGATAGAGAAAAGATAAAACCATACATTGAAGAGTTTTGTAAAGAATTTGGTTTAAGTGATGAAATAAAAGAGAAGTTAATAAACTCAAAATACACAAAAATCGCCCCAATATCAAAGAGACCATTTGGAAAACTCTACACACCTGACTTGATGTAAATTGTGGATGGATATCTCACTATCTGGATAACTTTTTAAAATTCATAATACACCCCTTAATTTAATTTGAATAGATAGGTACTAAGTGGAATATCTCTACCTTTTTAGATAAAAACCAAATCATAAATTTAACAATTTTGTTTAACTTTTCAAAATTTCATGAAAAAACATAGACTAAAGGTGAAAATAATGAAATCATATTTGAAATTAAAGGAAGAGGTTTGGGACAAAAATATATGCTCTGGATGTGGAGCTTGTGTTGCAGTTTGTCCAGTAGAAAACATATACTTCAAACAGCAGAGTCCAGTTAAGTTTAAATGTGAGTTATGTGCATGCACAATAGATCCTGCTGCAGAAACTGAATGTCCAGCATCTGCTGAATTTTGTAAGGTAACCTTATATAATGTTCCTTGTGGGGCATGTTATGACGCTTGCCCAAGAACAGAGGAAAAATTGGAAATTCCAATTGAGGAGATTGGGAAATATATTGAGATATTTGGAGCAAAATCAAAAATGGATATAAAATATGCCCAAAGTGGTGGAGCTGTTACAGCAATATTGTGCAATGCTCTTGATGAGGGCTTAATTGATGGAGCTATTGTTGTAAGTGAAGATAAGTGGACAATGGAACCAAAATCAGTCCTTGCAACAACAAAAGAAGAGTTGATAAAAGCAGCTGGTAGTAGATACAACTGGAACGTCCCAATATTGGAGGCACTAAAAGAGGCAGTTATGGTCAGAAAATTGGAAAAGTTGGCAATTGTTGGGACCCCTTGTGTTATAAATGCAGTTTTCCAAATCTTAGCATCAGATAATGATTTATTAAGACCATTCAAAAAGGCTATTAGGTTAAAGATAGGATTGTTCTGTACTGAAACATTCAAATATAGTGAATTAATGGCTAAAATTAAAGAAATGGGAATAAACCCATGGGAAATAAAAAAGATGGAAATTAAAAAAGGGAAGTTAGCAATTGATTTATTAAATGGTGAGACAAAAGAAATTCCGTTGAAAGAAATCGAATACTGTGTTAGAAAAGGATGTAGTGTATGTAGGGACTTTACCGCATTGGTATCTGATATCTCCGCGGGTAATGTAGGAACTCCAGAAGGAGTAACAACATTAATAGTAAGGAATGAATGGGGTAAAGGTTTCGTTGAGAGAGCAATACTCAATGGTTACTTAGAGAAAGTTGATTGCGAAGTAAATATTGATGCAATCAAAAAACTCGCTAAGAAGAAAATGGAAAGAGGAAATTAAATAAAACCTTTTTCTTTTAAACTTTTTTTAACGTTTTCAATCCCAACATGTTCAACAAAATCACAAATTCTACCTTTTCCAAATTTTGTGTATAGTTCAATAATTCCATCAATAACTTCTATAACCTCATCCTCAGTTTTAACATCCACCAGCCATTTTCCTTTTTTTGGAAATTTTCCCCCCTTCCCTCCAATAAATATGGATATAACCCTATCTTCAACCTTTATAGCATTGCAGAGTTTGAGACATTCCCCCATTCCTATGCAATTTTCTTTTATAACCTTATTTTTCCAATCTATTGCATCTATCTCACAAAAACCTCTGCATTTTCCACAATCAGTGCATTCTTTTTTATCAATTTTTAAAATGTATCTAAAACATATCCCAATATCGCAAAATTGGTGATGAGTGCAGTTATTTGGGCATCCACTGACATTTATCTTTAACTTTTTTGGAACCCAAATACCCTCAAACTCATCATGAATCATCCTTGCCAATTTTATCGAGTCCCCAATAGAATTTGGGCATTCAGTTCCAATGCATGCAACTATCTGCCTAATCCTTCTACCAGTTGAACCCAACTTAATTCCAACTTCATTCAATATCTTCTCTGCCTCTTCTAAGTGTTCGTGTTTTATCTTTAACTCAATACCTTGCCTTGTTGTGATATGAACCTTATTCTCTCCAAAATTTTTTGCAATATAACTTATCGCATCTAATTGTTCAGAGGTTATGTAACCTGGCTTTAATGCCAACCTTATCATGTATCCATCCTTTTTTGGAATAACTCCAAACTTGTAATTTTGGTTGCAGAACATAATATCACCAAATATATAAAGGAGTACATATAAAAATATACAAATGAATTATGATATAGACATGTGTGCGTAATTCATGCACACATTAGTAAGTTTTATATATACCTTAGTTAAAAAATAAAGTGTGAAGAAATTATTCACACATGTAGGTGATGCAAATGTACGAGTGGAAATTAAATGAAATTGTTGATAGTGGGATATGTGCTAAATGCGGTACATGTACAATAGTATGTCCTAATGGTATATTAACTTTTGAAGATAAACCAAAATTAATAGAGGAGTGTTTAAGAAAAGGTCATGGGATGTGTTATGACGTTTGTCCAAGGGTCTCATCAGGAAAATACCAAATAAAAATAAGAGAGAAGTTCAAGGAAGAATACTACTATGGAAAAGGAGACATTGAAGGGCAAGATGGAGGAGTTGTAACAACATTTTTAAAATACCTCTTAGAAAACGGAAAAATTGATGGGGCTATAGTTGTTGGGGATG
The sequence above is a segment of the Methanotorris igneus Kol 5 genome. Coding sequences within it:
- a CDS encoding Coenzyme F420 hydrogenase/dehydrogenase, beta subunit C-terminal domain → MKSYLKLKEEVWDKNICSGCGACVAVCPVENIYFKQQSPVKFKCELCACTIDPAAETECPASAEFCKVTLYNVPCGACYDACPRTEEKLEIPIEEIGKYIEIFGAKSKMDIKYAQSGGAVTAILCNALDEGLIDGAIVVSEDKWTMEPKSVLATTKEELIKAAGSRYNWNVPILEALKEAVMVRKLEKLAIVGTPCVINAVFQILASDNDLLRPFKKAIRLKIGLFCTETFKYSELMAKIKEMGINPWEIKKMEIKKGKLAIDLLNGETKEIPLKEIEYCVRKGCSVCRDFTALVSDISAGNVGTPEGVTTLIVRNEWGKGFVERAILNGYLEKVDCEVNIDAIKKLAKKKMERGN